One Parasteatoda tepidariorum isolate YZ-2023 chromosome 1, CAS_Ptep_4.0, whole genome shotgun sequence genomic window, ACTGACAAATAACTCAAGATCTTATTGTgtgttacaaaataatgaacaatGTGACTTCCAAATGtctttcagtaataaaaaaaaaaaaaaacaaagatgcatttttaatgcaaagaGATTATAGTATTTGTTTGCAtataaagttaacaataaagTCTCAGAAACATAAGATCTTTAAacgaatgttttcttttatttgttggAATATTATCAGGTTGTAATAGAAAAGCAAACTTTTTAATCTATGaaagcattttcaaataaaaagagatatttttaaagcgaaaaaatatagatatctcaggttaaatttttacattgatcaatttaaaattttcaatgtatacatgaaattaaggttaaaaaatcattttattttttaactttttgaaagaaaattcataatagatttaaaagttatcaagcactatttcttttcattcaataaaGTTATGCAGATATTTTAGACTTATCTTGTAAGGTATAAACTGTCGAATGTTTATCTAtgatcaaaaaaagtttaagatcaaaaaaaataaccataataattataaattcaagatAGCAATTAAAGGAACCTCTTTTAAACTTCAATTGGTGTTCTATCTTTGtttgtaattctaaaaaatgtcaaattcatgtaagtttgaattaaactttaaaagcataagttttcatatttattatggAATAATTTCTATACAATGTTTTGTCCTTGCATATACATGTGTGGCTTGATGCAAAGAAAGTGATGtagttttgcaaatatttttcataaataagaattaaaaaaaacaagaaagggTCAAAATTAACCATGATTTTATTGATGcaaattcttaaaactaataACTTCTAAGAAGCAATAATAAATGTTcagaaaattaaagatttgcCTATCTAAGCAATATACTTTACATAATTATGCTAGTAATCTTTCagaaaatgagaaattattatcgttcataaaaaatacagattgattttaccaaaatctattaaatttcttAGCAGAATTAtctacaactaaaaaaaaattacgttaaattttaacaaattacatttataactcTCTGTAACAGAATAATGCATTAACCAGAGTTGTTCTGAATATATTAGTCTTGGCAACTCACACagtgaatttgattttttttttaaaaaaattagatttttcacgCAATAGCTTCTCGCAGTAAATCATTAGTTATATCATCAATATTTGTGTTATTTATGACTATCATAAAtgtttcttcctcttttttaatctttgtttcTTCTAACTCTTTGTTCAAGCTTGGATCGATTGTCTTAATAACTATTTGCTCATCATTCATAATCCAAGAGTCACTACTCAATTTGGAATCAGAGTTTTTAGTGGATAAATTATTATCAGGAACAATAAAACTGGCATTTACTATGCTCGAATGTCTCAAAGCATGCCTCTTATAACTCCCCAGCTGTAGAAATTGTTTTCCGCAAGTACTGCATTTATAGGGAAGAGAACCAGAGTGAGTGACAAAATGCTTTTCAAGGTTCCCAGTTCGCTTGAAAGACTTACCACAGATATCACAAGTGTGAGGTTCTTCTTCACCATTATGCATGACAAGGTGAAGATTTAAACCAGCTTCaaggtgaaaagattttttgcaTAGGGGACATTTATAAGGCTTATCTTCACTATGTGTTTGAATATGCTTCTTAAAAAATCCAACTTTAGTAAATGTTTTACCACACGTTTTACAATCCATAGATAACTCGGATTCTTCTTCGTGTTTCTGAATGTGTCTTCTCATGCCTCCAATCTGTATGAAACCCTTTCCACAGATGGGGCAGGTGTGTGGTCGTTCACCAGTGTGTATCATTTGATGTTTTTTCAAGTCACTTAATTGATTACAAGTGCGACCACATACATCACATATGTGTGGACTCTGTCCAAGATGAACCATTAAATGAAGCTTTAAATGATGAAGCCTGTTGAATTTTCTAGCACAAATGTAACAGCTGAATGGGCGTTCTTCTTCCGGCATATGAATAATTGAGTGTTGTTTTAGCTGATTCATTTGATAGAAACTTCTGCCACATTGCTGacatgtgaaatttttttctttatccatttttttattcctttttttgttgttgatggagcaacagaaaaaatatgcagaaaagATAACCTGTAATAATATAAgtgataatattaaataaatataatgtttacattgaaacatcaaaattaaaccaactttctaattcaaatttttaatcaactgATTAGCAAGCCTTGCTGTCGAGAATTAAGTTGCActatcaaaagataatttcttctttaattttttaacggaATTTAGCATACAAAGTCTCTATCATGGCCCTAATACTCTTGAGGTCTTTGTTCACAGCTAAAACTTtatgtaatagaaaaaaaataacttttttcctcTCACCATATTCAGGGATCTttccaggccaaatttactaccgtttagtggtagcttcacaaaatactttttcgtaaaattttctttttgtatcccgtaagaaacaataaatccatatttttgtgttgattttttaatataatttttaattagattaaaaaattatgtttaaattatattaacaaattacgtttaaattttcacaaaataggtaccagTCAggaaaacctagacagacccctgatatttatttgagattttaatcacttttttttctttcttataaatcatttcaaactTATAGTGAAAAGCTCCAAGAATCAAGATCAATAAAAGACTGGCATTTAAAATCGATAGAAAAAggatatagaaaattaaaataattttatgtttaacagTAGTAACTGATGGTGCTGaactttttagattttaaactagatttttaaCGTTCTTTTAAACTGAATGTTTagtttaaaccaaaaaaaaacataaaactttttccAGACTGTAGAagattaaacattattttaatcttttgaacCATAGGATTCACATCAAACCTCCTCACACCTGTTTTTTgattatcttgttcaaatttgtACCTCTGTCCCTATTGGTTTAACTACTTTGCATGCGTTTTTCGCTTTACTTCTCAACTACCATTTGGTGTTTTTGACACAGAGGTGGGTTTTTgtttatagaaacaaaaataaagcattttcatttcttcactttaatttgttcttcattctcatttttttgatttactCCACATAGCACAAGGTATCTTCCCTAAACACCTTGGCCTTTTTGGATGTTTAGTTTGTGCACAATGAAAGACTGCATGGTTGCAAGATATGTTGAAATCAATcagctttataaaataatttgataacaaAGGTGATCGATCAAGTACTTCAAAATGATTACTAGAAGATTTATTAACATCAACTACAATCACCAAAGAGATTtaaacttagagaaaaaaataattataaataagtaaagtagaagcttttattttttaaaaaatatgataaaggtTTGCCCGGGGGTGAGTATGAATCATATCAATCGAGGTTTCCCTCTTTgtgttgtttgttttttgtttctcaCTGGCCACTGTGAGGAACTCACCAAAACCATATAATTTGGCATAGgtagggtgacctggggtaattcctggtcaaaaaatgcaaacatctattttgtgaagaaactattcaagatagaattttaatatttactggaagtttgagGCGATATGAGATGAGTTCTATGCTCccttcttttgttttaaaatctaattaaaatttaaaagattttaaatttttagtgatcaggaattaccccttttcttgatcatttctggggtaattcctggtcacttctggggtaattaccgatcaccagtttttatattaaaggggttgtttaaaaataattatacaatggtaattaacaaataagacatcaagatcaaacaaataaaccaaaaagatatgtttaagcagctaataaaacgatttatttaaagGCAAGAATAAAGAtcaacactttaaattttccaaaaatctttgcatttatatattttaggcAAGCAGAAAACTCATTCTCATGTTCTGATAGAATATAAGAAAGAGTTCTCACATGTGTTACTTTAGCAGGATTTTTGTAACTTCATTAAGAGAGAGTGTAAAGTTTAGTAAGGTATGTCAACAGCTCTCACACTcgtttcaatcattaaaagaaattcactaattttgctttctagaaGCTTAGTACCCTTTTTAGGCTTATAATTTCGCACGATATTTATAGTAtgctattttataaacttaaaaattattctaacaatgtacacacataaaattaagatagaagcaAGGTAAGGCAAACCAGAAACAGTGCAAATCAGAACATATTTGTcttgtatacagttaaaaacaaattttgtttagctgttattttaaaaaagacatttagctattttttatactatttataagaagaaatgaaaatgatCAGGAATTGccccagtgatcaataattaccccatctgtagggggcaacatttgatataatttcctataatcaattataatgtttacagttgatatgaaatgaaacaattaaacaaaagcttacactatttttataacaaagaaaTAGAAAGTaacgcaaaatatttattattaagagaaggaggGGGATCTTTACAGAAATGTGCACTTTTTGAaacccatctttgaaatggaaaatacagaaagcagtttaaaagatacttattttgttagattaaacaaaaaattattattaagtaaatgtagttatactttagtaaagtgtacaagcattcttgtccatgtctcaaatttaaaaaaaaaaatgtttttttttttttaataaaacttaggtgatcattatttaccccagaaacagagtgatcgtaaattaccccaggtcaccctCCTGATTAAGAAATCTTCCCACACCACTTAaggtttaattttgttaatccactaacttaaaaatgtatttgtggACTAAGTcctaattaatagaaaaattcaaataaattattataattacaacaGAGAAATATTACTACAAATTATTCTCAGTcaattaacttattttgtttgttgAATAATGATcagatatatttcaaattaattttctaaattaaaaaatactgtacacaaaataagaaaaagagatAGTTAACTTAGATTAAGGATgcaatttacaaaagtttgtaACTTTGAAAATACAACTATACTTTTTGCATGAGTTTAGGTGGAAACTAGAGAGACATTTTACTATATGAAGAAGTTAATATATTGGAAGTAATAGGCTTTAAGGGCAcaaatttctaatttgaaatatattttacagtggTTATATAAAGCAAAGGAGACATTTGCGCATTGAGATCTTTTGAATCAACTATAATCAAgtggttttaaaattgcaaatattaaaaaaaaataatttatgcccTTCGTGTTGGTCCCCTACTATGTTTGTTACAGAAATTGCAAAGACTTAACAATTATTCTGCTGAATATTGCAATATTGAAATCTTTCCAAAACATGaatctctgaataaaaaataatactttgcaGCACATTATGGAACtaaaatatgaacaataattgttcagtatatataaaagaaacttaataaatcCTACAAAGCAAAGTCATAAGATCAAAGCATATGCAAATGATATTGCAATCTTAACAAGTAGCATAaagttcttaagaaataaacaaCACGGTTTCATAAGCAGATTTGAGGTATACCATAAATACTTAgccaataattatttttcctaaatagcAGTTATATAAAACTTGATGcttgaaataaatctttaactACTGAAAGAATCCATTTATATTCATTCAGCAAGACATATCCATCacgttttgaatttatatattaaattcaaaaattatctttcaattcaattttaaatctgctgttaaataattgatcatagagtaaactataatattaaaaaatgcactcctagtatttaatttaagactTTAAAGCATTATGAAGACAAAACTAAATATCTTAgcagaacaaatttttttatatatccaaaattgttttttaccgtaatttaaatCACTTCCAAGCAGTAAAACGTATATTATGGTGATCGATGAAGTAACACaacttcataataaaaattggtttgtaatacgaaaaacaaatgttgctaaaatttatgcaaaatattcaatataataaCTACAAAATTACTGAGATTTCATAAAATCCgctttttaatatcaaaacatCTAACTTTTAGATCTGGAAACAAAAACAACCAAGCTCCATAACCAGGTTCAGGAAAATGGTGAATGAAATCATTCACAAGCATAATAGCatatggctcaacatatagcatGTATAAAAAACACATAATGACAGCTTGAAATGTGAATTATATAACTAATTGGATGAAATGAAACTTCtagaataaatttgtttgagaaaatttcCATATTGAGAGCTCATTACTTTTTGATTTccataaaataatcttattgtcccatttttgtttttcgagCTAATTTAGCAAACTTTAGATGGCAGTTGTTTGGAGAGtttgtttgttattatattGCGAGAAGCTAtgtcaatttgaatttttatgtttttgtttgaaagtcGGTGCTTATATtcactgatttttaattttataaatatttgcttaaggCAATGATGCCTACATTTCGTGAAAAAGTTGGAGGTTTTCTCCGACAATTATCGACTGGCCAGGAAAAGAAATCTGATTGTAGATCAGCTTGCACATCTCCTACATCGACTGgctcttttattcacaaatatttacTAGGGTGTGTTTTGATATTCACCAAATGatgaatctttattttatgcaatcatAAAGTTGTAACTATATGTATAATggttaaatgcatttattatgggaattaattaagtttatcttgaaataaaaagttgattTAAACCTTCATAATATTAGTGAAAATAGATGAATCATTCCAATTGatacttttcaattaattatctacgcttttatcatttattgaaTTGTAGAATCATTCGaaacataatcaaaatattttgatttttttttccattagaaattaaaactttatacttgtatattttacagataattattttgtttctagaAAATGTATTGCTTCGAAGGATTTTGACTTAAGATCCTTCACAAAAATGGGTGCTAAGTTTTATTAACAACGGATAATTTTTTTGACGACGCATTATCAAACTaacttgaaaagtaaaaaggaaaagattttCTTGATAgtagttctaaaattttaagaataaccAGACATTTATATCCAAGATACTAAAAAAAGCCCGGTATTGGGCGAACTTGAAGTCTAGATAtgccctatatatatatatatatgttttaaatttttaacttacaaaaacCACCCAG contains:
- the LOC107442004 gene encoding zinc finger protein 430 isoform X2; this translates as MDKEKNFTCQQCGRSFYQMNQLKQHSIIHMPEEERPFSCYICARKFNRLHHLKLHLMVHLGQSPHICDVCGRTCNQLSDLKKHQMIHTGERPHTCPICGKGFIQIGGMRRHIQKHEEESELSMDCKTCGKTFTKVGFFKKHIQTHSEDKPYKCPLCKKSFHLEAGLNLHLVMHNGEEEPHTCDICGKSFKRTGNLEKHFVTHSGSLPYKCSTCGKQFLQLGSYKRHALRHSSIVNASFIVPDNNLSTKNSDSKLSSDSWIMNDEQIVIKTIDPSLNKELEETKIKKEEETFMIVINNTNIDDITNDLLREAIA
- the LOC107442004 gene encoding zinc finger protein 430 isoform X1, whose protein sequence is MCFLYMLYVEPYAIMLVNDFIHHFPEPGYGAWLFLFPDLKVIFSAYFFCCSINNKKRNKKMDKEKNFTCQQCGRSFYQMNQLKQHSIIHMPEEERPFSCYICARKFNRLHHLKLHLMVHLGQSPHICDVCGRTCNQLSDLKKHQMIHTGERPHTCPICGKGFIQIGGMRRHIQKHEEESELSMDCKTCGKTFTKVGFFKKHIQTHSEDKPYKCPLCKKSFHLEAGLNLHLVMHNGEEEPHTCDICGKSFKRTGNLEKHFVTHSGSLPYKCSTCGKQFLQLGSYKRHALRHSSIVNASFIVPDNNLSTKNSDSKLSSDSWIMNDEQIVIKTIDPSLNKELEETKIKKEEETFMIVINNTNIDDITNDLLREAIA